One Microbacter margulisiae genomic window carries:
- a CDS encoding exonuclease SbcCD subunit D C-terminal domain-containing protein has translation MKILHTSDWHLGHRFLEQSQQEEQTLFLDWLTDYVVANHIDIVLVSGDIFDVGVPSAQAQKLYYDFLLRLYNSTCREVIITGGNHDAPSTLNAPKELLNAFSVRVVGKTTDNPTDEVFRISVDGEAVIVAAIPYLRDQDIRRAIAAESAEEMNNRYKTALIRHFAEVAASCESVKTDNEPVIAMGHLFAIGGKTSESEQSIYVGNLGDIGASDFPAAFDYVALGHLHRAQPVGDIPHIRYSGSPYVLSFSEVDQVKKVVEVETGEVIQIKEIPVPAFRKIVRIEGSVESCKTQLLMLDKENNALTPWVEVILSNGNEATTGYKEINDFATDIQPEVLKITVNDERNYEKLKSLVDHAQHIKTFTPLDVFRLKCEEMRVDLEEKPEMLDAFNEILQIVTDND, from the coding sequence ATGAAAATACTACATACTTCCGATTGGCATTTGGGACATCGGTTTCTTGAGCAATCACAGCAAGAGGAACAAACGTTATTCCTTGACTGGTTGACTGATTATGTTGTGGCAAATCATATTGATATCGTTTTGGTTTCGGGTGACATATTCGATGTGGGCGTACCATCGGCTCAGGCCCAAAAACTTTATTATGATTTTCTGCTGCGGCTTTACAATAGCACTTGCCGCGAAGTGATTATCACAGGTGGTAACCACGATGCGCCCAGCACACTGAATGCTCCTAAGGAATTATTGAATGCCTTTTCAGTCAGAGTAGTTGGGAAGACTACGGATAATCCTACTGATGAGGTGTTTAGGATATCGGTTGATGGCGAAGCAGTCATTGTGGCTGCTATTCCTTATTTGCGCGACCAGGATATCCGTCGGGCTATTGCTGCCGAATCGGCAGAAGAAATGAATAACCGGTATAAAACAGCCCTTATCCGTCATTTTGCCGAAGTGGCTGCATCCTGTGAGTCTGTGAAAACAGACAATGAACCGGTAATAGCGATGGGACACTTATTTGCTATTGGAGGCAAGACATCAGAAAGTGAACAAAGTATCTATGTGGGTAATCTGGGAGATATAGGTGCATCTGATTTTCCTGCCGCTTTTGATTATGTGGCGCTTGGCCATTTACATCGGGCACAACCGGTGGGGGATATTCCCCATATCCGTTATTCCGGCTCTCCTTATGTGCTGAGCTTCAGTGAGGTCGATCAGGTTAAAAAAGTAGTGGAAGTAGAAACGGGAGAAGTAATACAAATCAAAGAAATACCGGTACCGGCATTTCGCAAAATAGTACGGATAGAAGGTTCGGTGGAAAGTTGTAAGACACAATTGCTGATGCTTGACAAAGAAAATAATGCGTTGACACCCTGGGTGGAAGTGATATTAAGCAACGGCAATGAAGCCACAACAGGTTATAAAGAAATAAACGACTTTGCTACGGACATTCAACCTGAGGTGTTGAAAATCACGGTAAACGATGAGCGTAACTATGAAAAACTTAAAAGCTTAGTGGATCATGCGCAACATATAAAAACCTTTACACCACTGGATGTTTTCAGGTTGAAATGCGAGGAGATGCGTGTTGATTTGGAAGAAAAGCCCGAGATGCTCGATGCATTTAATGAGATTCTGCAAATCGTAACTGACAATGATTGA
- a CDS encoding type I restriction-modification system subunit M N-terminal domain-containing protein, whose translation MTTSSIVSKVWSFCNPLRDVGVGYGDYLEQLTYLLFLKMAGEC comes from the coding sequence ATGACAACTTCCTCCATAGTATCCAAAGTCTGGTCATTCTGTAATCCATTACGCGATGTAGGGGTGGGTTATGGCGATTACCTGGAACAACTTACCTATCTGCTGTTTTTGAAAATGGCTGGCGAATGCTGA